The sequence GCTCGCGGCGGGCCGGGCAGAGGTGACCGGGTACGGCGTCGAGCTCATCGCCGGCACGGTCGACCGGATCGAACTCGGCTTCGCCGTCCAGCTCGGCGGCGGTCGGATGCTGGCCGCCCGAAGGGTCCTGGTGGCTACCGGCCTGCGCGACGAGATCCCCGATATTCCGGGCCTTCGTCAGCGATGGGCGCGAACAGTGCTGCACTGCCCGTACTGTCACGGCTACGAAGTCCGCGACCAGCCCCTCGGTGTCATCGCCTCGGCGGAGCACGCCCTGCTGGTCTGCCAGTGGTCGCCTGATGTCGTCTACTTCCCGCACACCAGCACCGTCAGCGACGAGGACCGGGCCAGGCTGACCGCCCGCGGCGTGCGCATCGTCGAAGGTGAGATCGCCTGCATCGCCGACGGAGAGGCGCAGATGGCCGACGGGACCACCGTCGACCGGCAGGCGTTCTTCGTCCGTCCGCGCTTCGTGCCGACCTCGAACCTGCTGTCCGGCCTCGGCGCCGCCGTGGACGCCGGTGGCTGGGCCGTCATCGACTCAACCGGGCGCACCAGCGTGCCTGGCGTGTGGGCTGCCGGCAACGCTGTTGACCCGCGCGCGCAGGTGATCACCGCTGCGGGGCAGGGTTCCGCCGCCGCGATCGCCATCAACAACGACCTCGTCAACGACGACGTCGCACAAGCCCTCACGGTGCTCGGGTCCGACCCGGAACCGACTTTCTCAAAAGGAATCGCCACATCATGACCGACAACACGCCCAAGCGGATCGGCCCTCCGCCCCGCCATCACCTGGCCATCATGATCTGGATCGCGGTCTTCCCGACTCTCACCGTCCTGAACCTGCTTCTCGGCAGCGCGCTCGAGCAGGCACCGACAGTCCTGCGCACGCTGATCCTGTCCACCATCGCCGTGCCGATCGTCATCTTCGGCCTGATGCCGCCGCTCCAGCGCCTCCGGCTTTTCCTGCTGAGGTAACCGCACCTCACGCCCTGGTACACCCGTAGGTGTCGACAATCAACGGAGGAAGCGACAGGGCGGGTTATGGCGGACCTGGTCTACACCCGGGTCTCCACCGACGAGCAGAGCACACAGCGGCAGACGTATCTGCGCACGGAGGCTGGGCTCACCGACAGCGCGGAGGGCGTGTGGTTGTTCAGTGATCCGGCGAGCTCCTCGAAGATCCCGGCGTTGGAGCGTGCCGGCTTCCGGAAGCTGGGCGGCTACGCCCGGCCCGGTGACCAGTTGACCGTCGCCACCTGTGTCCCTGCCCGTCTATTGGCGTCCGTTAAGAAGGTTATCTAATTCGCCGTGGCGCCGCTGCCGCAGCTCAGACCATTTCTGATCGTGTTCGCCCGAAGGGACTCGAGCCCCTGACCTTCTGATCCGTTGACTAGCTTTGGATGCGCCCAGCGCCTTGCAGTCGGTGGACTGTGGCATCCATCCGGCTGAGCACCTCCGTTTCGGTTACTCCGGTGGCCGCGGCGAGCTCGATGGCCAGTAGGCGGGAGACCGTAGCGAGGCCGACGACCACCTCGAACGGGTCCGGTTCATCGTGCAGCGCCTGCTGGAGCGCGGTGTCGGGTTCGCGATGCTCGGCCGCCCAGGTGGTGACCACGCGCAGGCCGGATCGCAGGCAGCGGAACTGTGTCGGGGAGAGCCAGGAGCCGGTCTCGCTGCTCATAATCGTCAGCTCGGTCGAGGTCAGGCGATCGAGGCCTGGTAGATGGACTCGATCGACGCATCGAGGGCGCGGTCGAACTCCTCGTCACTCTGCTGCGCCGTCAACCCGTCCAGCAGGGCCCGGCTGAAGCTGGCGATGAGGCCTGGGTTGCGAGACAGGCGCGCGTTTGCCTCGTCCCGGCTGTAGCCACCGGAGAGAGCGACGACGCGGGCAATCGCAGGGTGAGCGGCGAGATCGGTGTAGAACCCGTCGACGGACGGAATAGTGATCTTGAGGGAAATCTTCTGCTCACCGAACGCGTCCAGCCGCTTCATGATCGCCGCCTTCAACAACACTTCGGCCTCGGCCTTGTCCGGGGCCTTGATGTCGACCTCGGGCTCCACGATCGGCACCAGGTCCGCTGCGAGAACGCGCTCGGCGATCTCGAACTGCTGGGCAACAATGCGATCGATCCCGGCTGCGTTCGCCGAGTGGATGACCGACCGCTCCTTCGTGCCGAAGACACCTGCTGCGCGGGCACGGTTGAGCAGCTCATCGAGGGCCGGGATCTCCCGCATCACCTGGACGCCGTCCTGCTCGTCCTGCATACCCTTGTCGATCTTCAGGAAGGGCACGATGCCCTTGTCCTTCCAGAGGTAGTCGACGAACCCGCGCCCGTCGATCTGACGGTCGAGGGTGCCCTCGAACAGAATCGCGCCCAGGATCCGCTCGGACGTGAAGGCACGGCTAGTAACGACACGTACCCGTGCGGCATGGATCAGGTCGAACATCTCCGCCTGGGACGAGTACTCGGATTCGTCGACCCCGTACAACCGCAGCGCCTTCGGCGTGCTGCCGCCGCTCTGGTCCAGCGCGGCGATGAACCCGCTTCCGGTCTCGAATCGGGTGAGCTGCTCCTGGTCGGGCAAGGCGCTTCCTCTCGTGGCGGTGATCTGGTCGCCGCCAGTCTAATCGAAAATCGTTTTCAGTACAGACTGTCGCGCGAAGTGTGGCCCTACGGGCGGCGGGCACGTTTCCTGCCGAGGCGGCGCATGCGGGTCCACGGCGAGGGTCAGGCCGAGCAGTTCGCCGGGCGTGGGCGAGACGGCCGTCGGCCAGCTCGTAACGGGTACGCCGCCCCTCGGGCACTCTTACGAACAGCCCGCACCGAGAAGTGGCCGGTCCACGACGCCGCTCTGCGCGCGGAACCGGCCAAGGCGGGTCTGGTCGCGGAGGCGCCCGACGACAACCCTGCTGCTCGTCTTCTGGCCGCGCGGCCAGCGGTGGCTCGCGCGGGGGGGGCCAAGGCTGGGCTCCGAAGCCGTGGGTCATCTACTGAGGACGCGGTAGCGGTGCAACCGTCGGAGCCCGGCAACGTCAGGCCGGTCTGCCGGCGTGGTCGCAACGGCGTCCAGACGCTGCTGTGCGGCGAGTTGGTCCAGGTGCATGCCGATCGCGACGAGTTCGCCAACCAGGGGCGGCTCCGGTAGCGGGGTGATATGGATCAGAGTTCCGACGACATGGACGGCGAAACCCCGCTCGGCCCGGTGACCGCGCACCCGCACCCGGCCCTTGAGCCGGTAGGCACCCGAAGGCGGATGTTCGACCAAGTCGATCAGCAGGCTCGGAGAGACAGGCTGCGTCAGCTCTGCAGCGGCCGCTCGTGCGTGGTCGTGGTCGTGGTCGTGGTCGCTCTCGCGAATGAGCTGGGCGAGCGGAAGCTCGTCGACCGGGTCCTCGTCGGCTGCGGTGTCGAACACGAGCATCGGATCGATCCGGCTGTGGCGGGCGGTGATGACCTGCACGTGCGGGTTGCGTCGTCGTACCCGTTCCCGAATCCGGTCGAGCACCCGTTCACGGTCCGCAAGCGGCAGTAGATCCGTCTTGTTGATGACGACGAGCGTCGCCGCTGCGTAACGAATGGGCGGCTCCGGCCGGAGGTCCACGGTGCGGAAATGTCCGATTGCATCGATCACCTCGACAAGGCCTCCAGGCCGGGTCTCTTTGGCGCTGCTGCCGACCCTGATGAGACGAGCGAGATGGACCGGTTCGGCCATGCCGCTGGCTTCTACCAGGATCGCATCCAGCCGCAGCCGAGGCCGGGAGAGGCGATGAAGCGCGTCGAGTAAACCGCCTGCGTCGGGCAGGTGGCAGATGCAGCCGCCGGAGATGACTGCGGCTTCGTCGACCTGCCCGGTCACGAGGGCTGCATCCACGTTCAACGTACCGAAGTCGTTGACGACAACGCCCACGCGTGCGCCGGGCCGACGAAGCAGGTGGTTGAGCAGGCTTGTCTTTCCCGCGCCCAGATAACCGGTTAGCGCGATGACCGGCACCCGGCCCGAGGCGCCCCGTGTGGAGGCG comes from Salinispora tropica CNB-440 and encodes:
- a CDS encoding fructose bisphosphate aldolase yields the protein MPDQEQLTRFETGSGFIAALDQSGGSTPKALRLYGVDESEYSSQAEMFDLIHAARVRVVTSRAFTSERILGAILFEGTLDRQIDGRGFVDYLWKDKGIVPFLKIDKGMQDEQDGVQVMREIPALDELLNRARAAGVFGTKERSVIHSANAAGIDRIVAQQFEIAERVLAADLVPIVEPEVDIKAPDKAEAEVLLKAAIMKRLDAFGEQKISLKITIPSVDGFYTDLAAHPAIARVVALSGGYSRDEANARLSRNPGLIASFSRALLDGLTAQQSDEEFDRALDASIESIYQASIA
- a CDS encoding NAD(P)/FAD-dependent oxidoreductase; amino-acid sequence: MSEHDVVIVGGGAAGLSAALVLGRARRRVAIVDAGEPRNAPAQHMQGFLSRDGMPPAELLAAGRAEVTGYGVELIAGTVDRIELGFAVQLGGGRMLAARRVLVATGLRDEIPDIPGLRQRWARTVLHCPYCHGYEVRDQPLGVIASAEHALLVCQWSPDVVYFPHTSTVSDEDRARLTARGVRIVEGEIACIADGEAQMADGTTVDRQAFFVRPRFVPTSNLLSGLGAAVDAGGWAVIDSTGRTSVPGVWAAGNAVDPRAQVITAAGQGSAAAIAINNDLVNDDVAQALTVLGSDPEPTFSKGIATS
- a CDS encoding recombinase family protein; translated protein: MADLVYTRVSTDEQSTQRQTYLRTEAGLTDSAEGVWLFSDPASSSKIPALERAGFRKLGGYARPGDQLTVATCVPARLLASVKKVI
- a CDS encoding CobW family GTP-binding protein, whose amino-acid sequence is MADAKIASGNTASTRGASGRVPVIALTGYLGAGKTSLLNHLLRRPGARVGVVVNDFGTLNVDAALVTGQVDEAAVISGGCICHLPDAGGLLDALHRLSRPRLRLDAILVEASGMAEPVHLARLIRVGSSAKETRPGGLVEVIDAIGHFRTVDLRPEPPIRYAAATLVVINKTDLLPLADRERVLDRIRERVRRRNPHVQVITARHSRIDPMLVFDTAADEDPVDELPLAQLIRESDHDHDHDHARAAAAELTQPVSPSLLIDLVEHPPSGAYRLKGRVRVRGHRAERGFAVHVVGTLIHITPLPEPPLVGELVAIGMHLDQLAAQQRLDAVATTPADRPDVAGLRRLHRYRVLSR